In Carya illinoinensis cultivar Pawnee chromosome 9, C.illinoinensisPawnee_v1, whole genome shotgun sequence, the following are encoded in one genomic region:
- the LOC122277697 gene encoding two-pore potassium channel 3-like, which translates to MEKEPLLPYLSPRKKPLPPPVLAPLPEHDEISLPLTPSTLKDRLIFGPASSSLQDASPFVDALNLSLSSPRLSSCSSSSLEPSSPQDPQSQSLLQSPKSWLVDPNYPWTKTNLHRSKTAPAMAVINNIGHPSAPRPQFGSQSIVRQAFVLLILYLFLGVVIYSFNKDNFVADETHPVVDALYFCIVTMCTIGYGDITPASTSTKLFSILFVLVGFGFMDVLLSGMVSYVLDLQENYLLRTVKSKGETDTPRSYIVDVKKGRMRIRMKVALALGVVVLCIGIGVGVMHFVERLGWLDSFYLSVMSVTTVGYGDRAFKSLKGRLFASIWLLVSTLAVARAFLYLAEARVDKRHRRMTKWILGQDMTVSEFLAADIDNNGFVSKSEYVIYKLKEMGKVSEKDIMQICNKFDRLDTGNCGKITLADLMESHH; encoded by the exons ATGGAGAAAGAGCCTCTGCTGCCGTATCTAAGCCCTAGAAAAAAACCTCTGCCACCGCCGGTCCTAGCACCACTCCCGGAGCACGACGAGATCTCTCTCCCTCTAACCCCTTCTACGCTCAAAGACCGCCTCATCTTTGGCCCTGCTTCCTCTTCCCTGCAAGACGCTTCCCCTTTCGTCGATGCCTTAAACCTTTCTCTTAGCTCCCCAAGActctcttcttgttcttcttcctccttaGAACCATCTTCCCCGCAAGATCCTCAATCACAATCGCTGTTACAGTCCCCAAAAAGTTGGCTCGTTGACCCCAATTATCCATGGACCAAGACCAATCTCCACCGCTCCAAAACAGCGCCGGCCATGGCGGTTATCAACAATATTGGCCACCCTTCTGCGCCTAGACCGCAATTCGGGTCCCAATCGATCGTTCGCCAAGCCTTTGTTCTTCTTATATTGTATTTGTTCTTGGGAGTGGTTATATATTCGTTCAATAAGGACAATTTCGTGGCGGATGAGACCCACCCGGTAGTGGATGCTCTGTATTTTTGCATTGTGACCATGTGCACTATCGGCTATGGCGATATTACACCGGCTAGCACATCAACCAAGTTGTTTTCGATACTGTTTGTGTTGGTGGGCTTTGGTTTTATGGACGTTTTGCTTTCTGGAATGGTGAGCTATGTGCTTGATTTGCAGGAGAATTATTTGTTGAGGACCGTGAAAAGTAAGGGTGAGACGGATACTCCAAGGTCGTATATAGTTGATGTGAAGAAAGGGAGGATGAGGATTAGGATGAAGGTTGCATTGGCACTAGGGGTCGTGGTTCTTTGTATTGGGATTGGTGTGGGTGTAATGCATTTTGTGGAGAGGCTTGGTTGGTTGGATTCGTTTTATCTCTCGGTTATGTCAGTCACGACCGTTGGATATGGTGACCGGGCATTTAAGTCCTTGAAGGGTCGTCTTTTTGCTTCCATTTGGTTGCTTGTATCGACACTCGCGGTTGCTCGAGCGTTTCTGTACTTGGCTGAGGCAAGAGTGGATAAGCGGCATAGAAGGATGACAAAGTGGATTCTTGGTCAGGATATGACTGTGTCTGAGTTTCTTGCTGCTGACATTGACAACAATGGCTTTGTGAG TAAATCGGAATATGTCATATACAAGCTCAAGGAGATGGGAAAGGTATCAGAGAAGGACATTATGCAGATCTGCAACAAATTTGATCGGCTTGACACTGGAAACTGTGGAAAGATAACTCTTGCTGATCTCATGGAGAGTCATCATTGA